From the genome of Streptomyces sp. NBC_01341, one region includes:
- the uvrC gene encoding excinuclease ABC subunit UvrC, producing MADPSSYRPKPGQIPDSPGVYKFRDDHRRVIYVGKAKNLRQRLANYFQDLAGLHPRTRTMVTTAASVEWTVVSTEVEALQLEYSWIKEFDPRFNVKYRDDKSYPYLAVTLNEEFPRVQVMRGAKKKGVRYFGPYGHAWAIRETVDLMLRVFPVRTCSAGVFKNAERTGRPCLLGYIGKCSAPCVGRVTPEEHRELAEDFCDFMAGRTGTYIRRLEKDMVQAAEDMEYERAARLRDDAGALKRAMEKSAVVLADATDADLIAVAEDELEAAVQIFHVRGGRVRGQRGWVTDKVEAVDTAGLVEHALQQLYGEESGDSVPKEVLVPALPEDPDAVSQWLAGRRGSQVSLRIPQRGDKKDLMGTVQRNAQQALGLHKTKRASDLTTRSRALEEIAEALGLDTAPLRIECFDISHLQGDDVVASMVVFEDGLARKSEYRRFQIKGFEGQDDVRSMHEVISRRFRRYLQEKERTGEWEETPAPTGPVPAPGTDPAATDPAATDPAATDPAATDPAGTPSREESREDDGRPKRFAYPPQLVVVDGGQPQVAAAKRALDELGIDDIAVCGLAKRLEEVWLPDDDDPVVLPRSSEGLYLLQRIRDEAHRFAITYQRAKRAKRIRTSPLDDVSGLGETRKQALIKYFGSVKRLRQATIDEICEVPGIGRRTAESVAAALATAAPAAPAVNTATGEIIEEDDGGSTT from the coding sequence ATGGCAGACCCCTCCAGCTACCGCCCCAAGCCGGGACAGATCCCCGACTCCCCGGGGGTCTACAAGTTCCGTGACGATCACCGCCGGGTGATCTACGTCGGCAAGGCCAAGAACCTGCGCCAGCGCCTGGCCAACTACTTCCAGGACCTGGCCGGCCTGCACCCGCGCACCCGCACGATGGTCACCACGGCCGCATCCGTCGAATGGACCGTGGTCTCCACCGAGGTCGAGGCGCTGCAGCTGGAGTACAGCTGGATCAAGGAGTTCGACCCCCGGTTCAACGTCAAGTACCGGGACGACAAGAGCTATCCCTACCTCGCCGTCACGCTCAACGAGGAGTTCCCGCGCGTCCAGGTCATGCGCGGTGCCAAGAAGAAGGGTGTGCGCTACTTCGGTCCGTACGGGCACGCCTGGGCGATCCGCGAGACCGTCGACCTGATGCTCCGGGTCTTCCCCGTGCGGACGTGTTCCGCCGGGGTGTTCAAGAACGCCGAGCGCACGGGCCGTCCCTGTCTCCTCGGATACATCGGCAAGTGCTCCGCACCGTGCGTCGGCCGCGTCACCCCGGAGGAGCACAGGGAACTGGCCGAGGACTTCTGCGACTTCATGGCGGGCCGCACCGGGACGTACATCCGCCGCCTGGAGAAGGACATGGTGCAGGCGGCCGAGGACATGGAGTACGAGCGGGCGGCGCGGCTGCGCGACGACGCGGGGGCGCTGAAGCGGGCCATGGAGAAGAGCGCCGTGGTCCTCGCCGACGCCACCGACGCGGACCTGATCGCCGTCGCGGAGGACGAGCTCGAAGCGGCGGTGCAGATCTTCCACGTCCGGGGTGGCCGGGTGCGGGGGCAGCGCGGCTGGGTCACGGACAAGGTCGAGGCGGTCGATACCGCCGGCCTGGTCGAGCACGCACTGCAGCAGCTGTACGGCGAGGAGTCCGGCGACTCCGTCCCCAAGGAGGTACTCGTCCCGGCACTCCCGGAGGACCCCGACGCCGTGTCCCAGTGGCTCGCCGGCCGGCGCGGCTCCCAGGTCAGCCTCCGCATCCCGCAGCGAGGTGACAAGAAGGACCTGATGGGCACGGTCCAGCGCAACGCCCAGCAGGCGCTGGGGCTGCACAAGACCAAGCGCGCCTCCGACCTCACGACCCGCTCCCGCGCCCTGGAGGAGATCGCGGAGGCCCTCGGTCTCGACACCGCGCCGCTGCGCATCGAGTGCTTCGACATCTCGCACCTGCAGGGCGACGACGTCGTCGCGTCCATGGTCGTCTTCGAGGACGGGCTCGCACGCAAGAGCGAGTACCGCCGCTTCCAGATCAAGGGCTTCGAGGGGCAGGACGACGTCCGGTCGATGCACGAGGTCATCAGCCGCCGCTTCAGGCGGTACCTCCAGGAGAAGGAGCGGACGGGGGAGTGGGAGGAGACTCCGGCGCCCACCGGCCCTGTCCCCGCCCCCGGGACGGACCCGGCAGCCACGGACCCGGCAGCCACGGATCCGGCAGCCACGGATCCGGCAGCCACTGACCCCGCGGGCACGCCGTCGCGGGAGGAGTCCCGCGAGGACGACGGCCGTCCCAAGCGCTTCGCCTACCCGCCGCAGCTCGTCGTCGTCGACGGCGGACAGCCCCAGGTCGCCGCCGCGAAGCGGGCGCTGGACGAGCTGGGCATCGACGACATCGCCGTGTGCGGTCTCGCCAAGCGGCTGGAAGAGGTCTGGCTGCCCGACGACGACGACCCGGTGGTGCTGCCCCGCTCCAGCGAGGGCCTCTACCTCCTCCAGCGCATCCGGGACGAGGCCCACCGGTTTGCCATCACCTACCAGCGGGCCAAGCGGGCCAAGCGCATCCGCACCAGCCCGCTCGACGACGTCTCCGGGCTCGGCGAGACCCGCAAACAGGCGCTGATCAAGTACTTCGGCTCCGTGAAGCGGCTGCGGCAGGCCACAATCGACGAGATCTGTGAGGTGCCGGGGATAGGGCGCAGGACGGCGGAATCCGTGGCCGCCGCCCTCGCCACGGCGGCCCCGGCCGCACCCGCCGTGAACACCGCCACAGGAGAGATCATTGAAGAGGACGACGGGGGCAGCACGACATGA
- a CDS encoding TerC family protein, translating to MDVSWTLWALTILGLSALIAVDFFIGRKPHDVSTKEAGIWTVVWIALAAFFGLGLLVFGESQASGEFFAGFITEKSLSVDNLFVFVLIMAKFSVPSHLQQRVLLVGVLIALVLRAIFIAAGAAVIANFSWVFYIFGAFLIYTAWKLIQEARADDEDEEFEENRLLKSIEHRFGVADKYHGTKLFIRNNGKRVMTPLMVVMLAIGTTDVLFALDSIPAIFGLTQDPYIVFTANAFALMGLRQLYFLIGGLLKKLVHLSYGLSVILGFIGVKLVLHALHESGVHVPEISIPFSLTVICGVLVVTTITSLIATRKKTAAEEAAKEDGNENVGARK from the coding sequence GTGGACGTTTCATGGACTCTTTGGGCGCTGACCATTCTCGGTCTGAGTGCCCTCATCGCCGTCGACTTCTTCATCGGGCGCAAGCCCCATGACGTGTCGACCAAGGAAGCCGGAATCTGGACCGTCGTCTGGATCGCGCTGGCCGCTTTCTTCGGGCTCGGTCTGCTGGTCTTCGGCGAGAGCCAGGCCTCGGGCGAGTTCTTCGCCGGCTTCATCACCGAGAAGTCGCTGAGTGTCGACAACCTCTTCGTCTTCGTCCTGATCATGGCGAAGTTCTCGGTGCCCTCCCACCTGCAGCAGCGGGTACTCCTCGTCGGTGTGCTGATCGCCCTGGTCCTGCGTGCGATCTTCATCGCCGCCGGCGCCGCGGTCATCGCCAACTTCTCGTGGGTCTTCTACATCTTCGGCGCGTTCCTGATCTACACCGCCTGGAAGCTGATCCAGGAGGCGCGGGCCGACGACGAGGACGAGGAGTTCGAGGAGAACCGGCTCCTGAAGTCGATCGAGCACCGCTTCGGCGTGGCCGACAAGTACCACGGGACCAAGCTCTTCATCCGGAACAACGGCAAGCGCGTCATGACCCCGCTGATGGTGGTCATGCTCGCCATCGGCACCACCGATGTGCTCTTCGCGCTCGACTCCATCCCCGCGATCTTCGGCCTGACCCAGGACCCGTACATCGTGTTCACGGCCAACGCGTTCGCCCTGATGGGTCTGCGGCAGCTGTACTTCCTCATCGGCGGCCTGCTGAAGAAGCTGGTCCACCTCAGCTACGGCCTGTCGGTGATCCTCGGATTCATCGGGGTCAAGCTGGTGCTGCACGCACTGCACGAGTCCGGGGTGCACGTCCCCGAGATCTCCATCCCGTTCTCCCTCACCGTCATCTGCGGCGTCCTGGTGGTCACCACGATCACCAGCCTGATCGCCACCAGGAAGAAGACGGCGGCCGAGGAGGCCGCCAAGGAGGACGGCAACGAGAACGTCGGCGCGCGGAAGTAG
- a CDS encoding MBL fold metallo-hydrolase: MTYSGAVRVGGPADVHELTDLMISKVAVGPMNNNAYLLRCRNTGEQLLIDAAADAAILLRLIGEDGIASVVTTHRHGDHWQALDEVVAATGARTYAGRYDAEGIPVPTDEPVEDGGTIRVGTVSLTARHLTGHTPGSIALVYDDPHGAPHLFTGDCLFPGGVGNTHKDPEAFASLLHDVETKLFDRLPDETWVYPGHGHDTTLGAERPHLPEWRKRGW, encoded by the coding sequence ATGACGTACAGCGGAGCGGTCAGGGTCGGCGGACCCGCGGATGTGCACGAACTGACGGATCTGATGATCTCGAAGGTCGCCGTCGGGCCGATGAACAACAACGCGTATCTGCTGCGCTGCCGGAACACGGGTGAGCAGCTCCTGATCGACGCCGCCGCGGATGCCGCGATCCTGTTGCGCCTGATCGGGGAGGACGGCATCGCGTCCGTCGTGACGACGCACCGGCACGGCGACCACTGGCAGGCCCTGGACGAGGTGGTGGCCGCGACCGGAGCGCGTACGTACGCCGGGAGGTACGACGCCGAGGGGATCCCCGTCCCGACCGATGAGCCGGTCGAGGACGGCGGCACGATCCGGGTCGGTACCGTCTCGCTGACCGCCAGGCACCTGACGGGGCACACCCCCGGTTCGATCGCCCTGGTCTACGACGACCCGCACGGCGCCCCGCACCTCTTCACCGGGGACTGCCTCTTCCCCGGTGGGGTCGGCAACACGCACAAGGATCCCGAGGCGTTCGCGAGCCTGCTCCACGACGTGGAGACCAAGCTCTTCGACCGGCTGCCGGACGAGACGTGGGTCTACCCGGGGCACGGGCACGACACGACGCTCGGAGCCGAGCGGCCGCACCTGCCGGAGTGGCGCAAGCGCGGCTGGTGA
- a CDS encoding Rieske (2Fe-2S) protein — protein MSGLPAARRTVLKGAALAGVAGLGAAACSTESKLGHAQTPTPTAPVELGAPDEVPVGGSKLYREQRVVVSCPAAGQYKAFSAQCTHAGCLLDKVEDNVGNCPCHGSRFDVTTGKAVQGPATVPLPAVPVKVEGGRLVAGPDA, from the coding sequence ATGTCCGGCCTGCCCGCCGCCCGCCGTACCGTGCTGAAGGGCGCCGCGCTCGCCGGCGTCGCAGGGCTGGGAGCGGCCGCCTGCTCGACCGAGTCGAAGCTCGGCCACGCGCAGACGCCGACGCCCACCGCACCCGTGGAACTCGGTGCCCCGGACGAGGTTCCGGTCGGCGGATCGAAGCTCTACCGGGAACAGCGGGTCGTCGTGAGCTGCCCCGCTGCCGGTCAGTACAAGGCGTTCAGCGCGCAGTGCACCCACGCGGGCTGTCTGCTGGACAAGGTCGAGGACAACGTGGGCAACTGCCCCTGCCACGGCAGCCGCTTCGACGTCACCACCGGCAAGGCCGTACAGGGGCCTGCCACCGTGCCGCTGCCCGCGGTCCCCGTGAAGGTCGAGGGCGGACGGCTCGTCGCCGGCCCCGATGCCTGA
- the uvrA gene encoding excinuclease ABC subunit UvrA — MADRLIVRGAREHNLKNVSLDLPRDSLIVFTGLSGSGKSSLAFDTIFAEGQRRYVESLSSYARQFLGQMDKPDVDFIEGLSPAVSIDQKSTSRNPRSTVGTITEVYDYLRLLFARIGKPHCPECHRPISRQSPQAIVDKVLGLPEGSRFQVLSPLVRERKGEFVDLFADLQTKGYSRARVDGETIQLSEPPTLKKQEKHTIEVVIDRLTVKDSAKRRLTDSVETALGLSGGMVVLDFVDLEQDDPERERMYSEHLYCPYDDLSFEELEPRSFSFNSPFGACPDCTGIGTRMEVDPELIVPDEDKSLDEGAIHPWSHGHTKEYFGRQINALAEALGFRTDIPWAGLPQRAKKALLYGHKIQTEVRYRNRYGRERAYTTPRFEGAVQYVKRRHSEAESDSSRERLEGYMREVACPTCKGTRLKPLVLAVTVMEKSIAEVAAMSISECAEFLGRLKLNARDKKIAERVLKEVNERLRFLVDVGLDYLSLNRAAGTLSGGEAQRIRLATQIGSGLVGVLYVLDEPSIGLHQRDNHRLIETLVRLRDMGNTLIVVEHDEDTIKVADWVVDIGPGAGEHGGKVVHSGSLKELLANKESITGQYLSGRRVIEMPDVRRPVDPKRRLTVHGARENNLQDIDVSFPLGVLTAVTGVSGSGKSTLVNDILYTHLARELNGAKSVPGRHTRVDGDDLVDKVVHVDQSPIGRTPRSNPATYTGVFDHVRRLFAETMEAKVRGYLPGRFSFNVKGGRCENCSGDGTIKIEMNFLPDVYVPCEVCHGARYNRETLEVHYKGKSIAEVLDMPIEEGLEFFEAVPTIARHLRTLNEVGLGYVRLGQSAPTLSGGEAQRVKLASELQKRSTGRTVYVLDEPTTGLHFEDISKLISVLSGLVDKGNTVIVIEHNLDVIKTADWVVDMGPEGGSGGGLVIAEGTPEYIASVPASHTGKFLQEVLGADRVADATVPAARKPAGRAAAKKAVAAKATTARRTATARTTAKAADGKPAAKKATRTRKA; from the coding sequence GTGGCCGACCGTCTCATCGTCCGTGGCGCGCGCGAGCACAACCTGAAGAACGTCTCGCTCGATCTGCCCCGTGACTCCCTCATCGTCTTCACCGGGCTCTCCGGATCGGGCAAGTCGTCCCTCGCGTTCGACACGATCTTCGCCGAAGGGCAGCGGCGCTACGTGGAGTCCCTCTCCTCGTACGCACGCCAGTTCCTCGGCCAGATGGACAAGCCGGACGTGGACTTCATCGAAGGCCTCTCGCCCGCCGTCTCCATCGACCAGAAGTCGACCTCGCGCAACCCGCGCTCGACGGTCGGCACGATCACCGAGGTCTACGACTACCTCCGGCTGCTCTTCGCCAGGATCGGCAAGCCGCACTGCCCCGAGTGCCACCGGCCGATCTCGCGCCAGTCGCCGCAGGCCATCGTGGACAAGGTGCTCGGCCTGCCCGAGGGCAGCCGTTTCCAGGTCCTCTCCCCGCTGGTGCGCGAACGCAAGGGCGAGTTCGTCGACCTCTTCGCCGACCTCCAGACGAAGGGCTACAGCAGGGCACGGGTGGACGGCGAGACGATCCAGCTGTCCGAGCCGCCCACGCTGAAGAAGCAGGAGAAGCACACCATCGAGGTGGTCATCGACCGCCTCACGGTGAAGGACAGCGCCAAGCGCAGGCTGACCGACTCCGTCGAGACCGCGCTGGGCCTCTCGGGCGGCATGGTCGTCCTCGACTTCGTCGACCTCGAGCAGGACGACCCCGAGCGTGAGCGGATGTACTCCGAGCACCTCTACTGCCCGTACGACGACCTCTCCTTCGAGGAGCTGGAGCCCCGCTCCTTCTCCTTCAACTCCCCCTTCGGCGCCTGCCCCGACTGCACGGGCATCGGCACGCGGATGGAGGTGGACCCGGAGCTGATCGTCCCGGACGAGGACAAGTCCCTCGACGAGGGCGCGATCCACCCCTGGTCGCACGGCCACACCAAGGAGTACTTCGGGCGCCAGATCAACGCGCTGGCGGAGGCCCTCGGATTCCGCACGGACATCCCGTGGGCCGGACTGCCGCAGCGCGCCAAGAAGGCCCTGCTTTATGGCCACAAGATCCAGACCGAGGTGCGCTACCGCAACAGGTACGGCCGCGAGCGCGCCTACACCACCCCGCGCTTCGAAGGCGCCGTGCAGTACGTCAAGCGGCGTCACTCCGAGGCCGAGAGCGACTCCAGCAGGGAGCGGCTCGAGGGTTACATGCGCGAGGTGGCCTGCCCGACGTGCAAGGGCACCCGGCTCAAGCCCCTGGTGCTCGCCGTCACGGTGATGGAGAAGTCCATCGCCGAGGTCGCCGCGATGTCGATCAGCGAGTGCGCCGAGTTCCTCGGCCGCCTCAAGCTGAACGCCCGCGACAAGAAGATCGCCGAGCGGGTGCTCAAGGAGGTCAACGAGCGGCTGAGGTTCCTCGTGGACGTCGGTCTCGACTACCTCTCGCTGAACCGTGCCGCGGGCACCCTGTCCGGCGGCGAGGCCCAGCGCATCCGGCTCGCCACCCAGATCGGCTCCGGTCTCGTCGGCGTGCTCTACGTCCTGGACGAGCCGTCCATCGGGCTGCACCAGCGCGACAACCACCGGCTCATCGAGACCCTGGTCCGACTCCGGGACATGGGCAACACGCTCATCGTCGTCGAGCACGACGAGGACACCATCAAGGTCGCCGACTGGGTCGTCGACATCGGCCCGGGCGCCGGCGAGCACGGCGGCAAGGTCGTCCACTCGGGATCGCTCAAGGAACTCCTGGCCAACAAGGAGTCGATCACCGGCCAGTACCTCTCGGGCCGGAGGGTCATCGAGATGCCGGACGTGCGGCGTCCCGTCGACCCGAAGCGCCGGCTCACGGTGCACGGCGCCCGGGAGAACAACCTCCAGGACATCGACGTCTCCTTCCCGCTCGGTGTGCTCACGGCCGTGACCGGCGTGTCGGGCTCGGGCAAGTCGACCCTCGTCAACGACATCCTCTACACCCACCTGGCACGCGAGCTCAACGGCGCCAAGTCGGTCCCCGGGCGGCACACCCGGGTCGACGGCGACGACCTCGTCGACAAGGTCGTGCACGTGGACCAGTCGCCCATCGGCCGCACGCCCCGGTCCAACCCGGCGACGTACACCGGTGTGTTCGACCACGTCCGCAGGCTGTTCGCCGAGACGATGGAGGCGAAGGTGCGCGGCTATCTGCCGGGGCGCTTCTCCTTCAACGTCAAGGGCGGCCGCTGCGAGAACTGCTCCGGTGACGGCACGATCAAGATCGAGATGAACTTCCTTCCCGACGTGTACGTCCCGTGCGAGGTCTGCCACGGTGCGCGATACAACCGGGAGACGCTGGAGGTCCACTACAAGGGCAAGTCCATCGCCGAGGTGCTGGACATGCCGATCGAGGAGGGCCTGGAGTTCTTCGAGGCCGTCCCGACCATCGCCCGTCACCTGCGCACACTCAACGAGGTCGGCCTCGGATACGTCAGGCTCGGCCAGTCCGCGCCGACCCTCTCCGGCGGTGAGGCACAGCGGGTGAAGCTGGCGAGCGAACTGCAGAAGCGCTCCACCGGCCGCACGGTCTACGTCCTGGACGAGCCGACGACGGGTCTGCACTTCGAGGACATCAGCAAGCTCATCTCGGTGCTGTCGGGCCTCGTCGACAAGGGCAACACGGTGATCGTCATCGAGCACAACCTCGATGTCATCAAGACCGCCGACTGGGTCGTCGACATGGGTCCCGAGGGCGGCAGCGGCGGAGGTCTCGTCATCGCCGAGGGAACCCCGGAGTACATCGCCTCGGTCCCCGCCAGCCACACCGGGAAGTTCCTCCAGGAGGTCCTCGGCGCGGACCGGGTCGCCGACGCCACGGTGCCTGCCGCGCGTAAGCCGGCCGGCCGGGCGGCCGCGAAGAAGGCGGTGGCCGCGAAGGCGACCACCGCCCGCCGGACGGCCACGGCGAGGACGACCGCGAAGGCGGCGGACGGCAAGCCCGCCGCGAAGAAGGCCACCCGCACGCGGAAGGCCTGA
- a CDS encoding gluconeogenesis factor YvcK family protein, with protein MTSRHLRQRRLSRATAALSGRKRGAQPKVVALGGGMGLSASLTALRRITGDLTAVVTVADDGGSSGRLREELGVLPPGDLRKALAALCGDDEWGRTWSQVIQHRFESKGDLHEHAVGNLLIVALWEQLGDHVQALDLVGKLLGAHGRVLPMSAVPLELQALVRGHDPERPDDVSTVRGQATVALTPGEVQSVHVVPADPPAVPEAVAAVLDADWVVLGPGSWFSSVIPHLLVPELLDALVTTKARKVLSLNLAPQPGETEGFSPQRHLEVLGRHAPKLAMDVVLADEAAVPDRESLADAAQRLGAAVELAPVASPDGVPIHDPELLAAAYDRIFRMHGRIGPWR; from the coding sequence GTGACCAGTCGCCATCTGCGTCAGCGGCGTCTGAGCAGGGCCACGGCCGCCCTCTCCGGCCGTAAACGGGGCGCGCAGCCCAAGGTCGTCGCCCTCGGCGGAGGCATGGGGCTGTCGGCGTCCCTGACCGCACTGCGCCGGATCACCGGTGATCTCACGGCCGTGGTCACGGTCGCCGACGACGGCGGCTCCAGCGGCCGGCTCCGGGAGGAGCTCGGCGTGCTGCCTCCCGGTGATCTGCGCAAGGCGCTCGCGGCGCTCTGCGGCGACGACGAGTGGGGCCGCACGTGGTCCCAGGTCATCCAGCACCGTTTCGAGTCCAAGGGCGACCTGCACGAACACGCGGTGGGCAATCTGCTCATCGTCGCCCTGTGGGAACAGCTGGGCGACCACGTCCAGGCCCTCGACCTCGTCGGCAAGCTGCTCGGAGCGCACGGCAGGGTACTGCCGATGTCCGCCGTCCCCCTGGAGCTCCAGGCGCTCGTACGGGGACACGATCCCGAGCGCCCCGACGACGTCTCCACCGTGCGCGGGCAGGCGACGGTGGCGCTGACGCCGGGCGAGGTGCAGTCCGTCCACGTCGTCCCCGCCGACCCGCCGGCGGTCCCCGAAGCGGTGGCCGCGGTCCTCGACGCGGACTGGGTGGTGCTGGGGCCGGGATCCTGGTTCTCCTCCGTGATTCCGCACCTTCTGGTGCCGGAACTGCTCGACGCGCTGGTGACCACGAAGGCGCGTAAGGTCCTCTCGCTGAACCTCGCGCCGCAGCCCGGTGAAACAGAAGGCTTCTCACCGCAGCGTCATTTGGAGGTTTTGGGACGACACGCCCCTAAACTCGCCATGGACGTGGTGCTGGCCGACGAGGCCGCCGTGCCCGACCGCGAGTCCCTCGCCGATGCCGCCCAGCGGCTCGGAGCCGCGGTCGAGCTGGCCCCCGTGGCCTCACCCGACGGCGTTCCGATTCACGATCCGGAGCTGTTGGCCGCCGCGTACGACCGTATTTTTCGGATGCATGGAAGGATCGGCCCATGGCGATGA
- the rapZ gene encoding RNase adapter RapZ, producing MTEHAHERQDEGDRADGAVHVSTGSGSTTETAEATTPAIPELVIISGMSGAGRSTAAKCLEDLGWFVVDNLPPALIPTMVELGARSQGNVARIAVVVDVRGRRFFDNLRESLADLAAKSVTRRIVFLESSDDALVRRFESVRRPHPLQGDGRIVDGIAAERDLLRELRGDADLVIDTSSLNVHELRAKMDAQFAGDEEPELRATVMSFGFKYGLPVDADLVVDCRFLPNPHWVPELRPFTGLNEEVSDYVFDQPGAKEFLNQYTELLQLIAAGYRREGKRYVTIAVGCTGGKHRSVAMSEKLAARLSTEGIETVLVHRDMGRE from the coding sequence ATGACCGAGCACGCGCATGAACGCCAGGACGAAGGCGACCGAGCAGACGGAGCGGTACACGTGAGTACGGGAAGCGGAAGCACCACGGAGACGGCCGAGGCCACCACGCCCGCCATCCCCGAGCTGGTCATCATCTCCGGCATGTCGGGCGCCGGGCGCAGCACCGCCGCCAAGTGTCTGGAGGACCTCGGCTGGTTCGTCGTCGACAACCTGCCGCCCGCGCTGATCCCCACCATGGTGGAGCTCGGCGCCCGCTCCCAGGGCAACGTCGCCCGCATCGCCGTCGTCGTCGACGTGCGGGGGCGACGCTTCTTCGACAACCTCCGGGAGTCCCTCGCGGACCTGGCCGCCAAGAGCGTCACCCGGCGGATCGTCTTCCTGGAGTCCTCCGACGACGCCCTCGTGCGCCGGTTCGAATCCGTCCGCCGTCCCCACCCGCTGCAGGGCGACGGCCGCATCGTCGACGGCATCGCGGCCGAGCGGGACCTGCTGCGCGAGCTGCGCGGCGACGCCGACCTCGTCATCGACACCTCCAGCCTCAACGTCCACGAGCTGCGCGCCAAGATGGACGCCCAGTTCGCCGGCGACGAGGAGCCGGAGCTCCGCGCCACGGTGATGTCGTTCGGCTTCAAGTACGGCCTGCCCGTCGACGCCGACCTCGTCGTCGACTGCCGCTTCCTGCCGAATCCGCACTGGGTCCCGGAGCTGCGTCCGTTCACCGGGCTCAACGAGGAGGTGTCCGACTACGTCTTCGACCAGCCCGGCGCCAAGGAGTTCCTCAACCAGTACACGGAGCTCCTGCAGCTCATCGCCGCCGGTTACCGCCGCGAGGGCAAGCGTTACGTGACCATCGCCGTCGGCTGCACGGGCGGCAAGCACCGCTCCGTGGCGATGTCGGAGAAGCTGGCCGCCCGGCTGTCCACCGAAGGCATCGAGACCGTCCTCGTCCACCGGGACATGGGGCGCGAGTGA
- the whiA gene encoding DNA-binding protein WhiA, with translation MAMTPAVKDEISRLPVTRTCCRKAEVSAILRFAGGLHLVSGRIVIEAELDTAMAARRLKRDILEIFGHSSELIVMAPGGLRRGSRYVVRVVAGGDQLARQTGLVDGRGRPIRGLPPQVVSGATCDAEAAWRGAFLAHGSLTEPGRSSSLEVTCPGPEAALALVGAARRLSIAAKAREVRGVDRVVVRDGDAIGALLTRLGAHESVLAWEERRMRREVRATANRLANFDDANLRRSARAAVAAGARVGRALEILGEEVPEHLAAAGRLRMEHKQASLEELGALADPPLTKDAVAGRIRRLLAMADKRAQDIGIPGTEATLSEEMADGLVG, from the coding sequence ATGGCGATGACGCCAGCGGTGAAGGACGAAATCTCTCGGCTTCCCGTGACCCGGACCTGCTGCAGAAAGGCAGAGGTCTCGGCGATTCTCCGCTTCGCGGGCGGGCTGCACCTGGTGAGCGGCCGGATCGTGATCGAGGCCGAGCTGGACACCGCGATGGCGGCCCGTCGGCTCAAGCGGGACATCCTGGAGATCTTCGGGCACAGCTCGGAGCTCATCGTGATGGCTCCCGGCGGACTGCGCCGCGGCTCGCGCTACGTGGTGCGGGTGGTGGCCGGCGGTGACCAGCTGGCCCGCCAGACCGGCCTGGTGGACGGCCGCGGCCGCCCGATCCGCGGCCTCCCGCCGCAGGTGGTCTCGGGGGCCACCTGCGACGCCGAGGCGGCCTGGCGCGGTGCCTTCCTCGCCCACGGCTCGCTCACGGAGCCCGGCCGCTCCTCCTCGCTCGAGGTGACCTGCCCCGGCCCCGAGGCCGCGCTCGCCCTGGTCGGGGCCGCGCGCAGGCTCTCCATCGCGGCCAAGGCCCGCGAGGTGCGCGGTGTGGACCGTGTCGTGGTCCGTGACGGTGACGCGATCGGCGCGCTGCTGACCCGTCTCGGTGCGCACGAGTCGGTGCTGGCATGGGAGGAGCGCCGTATGCGGCGCGAGGTCCGCGCCACGGCCAACCGTCTCGCCAACTTCGACGACGCCAACCTGCGCCGCTCGGCCCGTGCCGCGGTGGCCGCGGGAGCCCGGGTGGGCCGCGCGCTGGAGATCCTGGGCGAGGAGGTCCCGGAGCACCTGGCGGCGGCCGGAAGGCTGCGCATGGAGCACAAGCAGGCATCCCTGGAGGAACTGGGAGCGCTCGCTGACCCGCCGCTGACCAAGGACGCGGTGGCGGGCAGGATCCGTCGGCTGCTCGCGATGGCCGACAAGCGGGCCCAGGACATCGGGATCCCCGGTACGGAGGCGACGCTCAGCGAGGAGATGGCCGACGGCCTTGTCGGCTGA
- a CDS encoding maleylpyruvate isomerase family mycothiol-dependent enzyme gives MIDHARDLEAVREATDRLLSATGKTDDGFLAGASRLPGWSRGHVLAHLSRNADALVNVLHGRPMYANSETRDADIERDAPRPLEEQLADLRGSGEAFLAAAATPADWSRTVTLRNGVTDSASRIPFRRWVEVELHHVDLGAGYELEDLPEEFVIRENDFLAERFAGHPGVVPTTAVTGDGRIWTTGGGADGAAVTVRGSAADILGWLCGRRDGSALTAEGGGLPALPPL, from the coding sequence ATGATCGACCATGCGCGTGACCTGGAAGCTGTACGTGAAGCGACCGATCGGCTGCTCAGTGCCACGGGCAAGACGGACGACGGATTCCTTGCCGGAGCCTCACGACTGCCGGGCTGGAGCCGCGGCCATGTTCTTGCCCACCTGTCACGTAACGCCGACGCCCTCGTAAATGTTCTCCACGGGCGTCCGATGTACGCGAACAGCGAAACCCGGGACGCGGACATCGAGAGGGACGCACCCCGTCCGCTCGAGGAGCAGCTCGCCGATCTGCGCGGGAGCGGCGAGGCCTTCCTGGCCGCCGCCGCGACGCCGGCCGACTGGTCGCGCACGGTCACCCTGCGCAACGGCGTGACGGACTCCGCCTCCCGGATCCCCTTCCGCAGGTGGGTGGAGGTCGAACTGCACCACGTCGATCTCGGGGCGGGCTACGAGCTGGAGGACCTGCCGGAGGAGTTCGTGATCCGGGAGAACGACTTCCTCGCGGAGCGGTTCGCCGGGCACCCCGGTGTCGTCCCCACCACGGCGGTCACCGGGGACGGCCGGATCTGGACCACCGGCGGCGGCGCCGACGGCGCCGCGGTCACGGTCCGGGGCAGCGCCGCGGACATCCTCGGCTGGCTCTGCGGGCGCCGCGACGGCTCCGCGCTCACCGCCGAAGGCGGCGGCCTCCCCGCTCTGCCTCCGCTATAG